A genome region from Prinia subflava isolate CZ2003 ecotype Zambia chromosome 12, Cam_Psub_1.2, whole genome shotgun sequence includes the following:
- the AATK gene encoding serine/threonine-protein kinase LMTK1 isoform X2, whose translation MFTVAYLLARAAFGSRGLPGWHSQEFENAEGDDYVTELSAQGSPAPQHGPEVYVLPLTKVSLPMAKQPGRSVQLLKSADLGRQSLLYLKEIGHGWFGKVFLGEVNSGISSTQVVVKELKASASVQDQMQFLEEAQPYRALQHTNLLQCLAQCAEVTPYLLVMEFCPLGDLKGYLRSCRGAEAMTPDLLTLQRMACEVACGVLHLHRNNYIHSDLALRNCLLTADLTVKIGDYGLSHCKYKDDYFVTADQLWVPLRWIAPELIDEVHGNLLVVDQTKASNVWSLGVTIWELFELGSQPYDHYSDRQVLAYAIKEQQLKLPKPQLKLSLSERWYEVMQFCWLQPEQRPTAEEVHLLLSYLCAKGATEAEEDFEKRWNSMKPNGSAGGSHHGPELSSFPLLEQFSADGFPSDGDDILTVMETSHGLNFEYKWEHTKTEHFQAPLGSLSPSSAARYHDLYYPATTAGLSLGVSPSCYECKAAGCPGVPAPGVVPILGAHSPSLGSEYYIRIEGPGEGSAELDYAMCSYSPAGERGAPRAPACWRAQGARGGGTYDSDGSPTVSLSMEPLLGHAPAAEGSWECAEYYPYPCPGQEPRGYEPSPGRGAEGYLPEEEPPRPGSQEWPVPAFQPGVFADPLGVSPSGNCAYSPPGYGGAAGPSGARPDCVALELGEDSPPSAPRPPAASPSPQRHPWASNSSSNNNIGSGSPREPPGAGDSWCYRRMITFRGLMAKPLGTVPRGQPQLGGSPPGHDFLRPRQDQPPAMAGGSSSPCRSPSPRRQAWHGRDSSPCGPAQPGTLAESPAAPRGPAAAPPPAPGAPRDAHPEGSSAGGGAARGPLPPAAAGPGEAAPPAPGTAAPSPGEPGADGAQPAPEPAEPPAPAQAVAESGACAASDADRTPDKTFSSSSFPSVDEGSDEDTAELTSGVFTDFSGEYTERAEAAPALRSLQKQVGTPDSLESLDIPSTASSCEVLSPGAFAPAGQARALDSGYDTENNESPEFVLKEPHEPREPEAFSQLGKPPPGLPGGEGEPAVPETRLPSAPGAEPPGLAEKSPYRDSAYFSDCDAEAERGHKDEGDSDGSRTPEAEEGPRSPARDTGRGEDPLHPPGAPGSPPAAPGVVVVVPTPAAVALEGDLVGTEARSSPEQAPGTEQSPAGTGLVPGSPPRPDTDTCPPGSVTPKTFLLTPVSLSPGEPSAVGGTCVPEGVPGLGGAAVGDKQTATPALGLGELGLPLEGTGAGDAPGGPSTLLPGGESPPPAAPERREEPEEEEEDTEDSDESDEELRCYNIQEQSEESEEEPAAVPIVVAESQSGRNLRSLLKMPSLLSESFCEDLERKKKAVSFYDDVTIYLFDQESPTRELAEQSFPEPTLPSGQPPSPSGQPPASGSPPSPTDRLGASDDSSDGNASEESGGFEWDDDFPLMPVKPSLVASLPGTPAEPPAAVPALVPAQKQVLPLQFSRFTVSPAPVSRFSITHVSDSDMDSIGGSSEDGDRE comes from the exons ATGTTCACCGTCGCCTACCTGCTCGCCCGGGCGGCTTTTGGGAGCCGGGGGCTGCcggggtggcacagccag GAGTTTGAGAATGCCGAGGGGGATGACTACGTGACAGAGCTGTCGGCCCAGGGCTCGCCCGCCCCCCAGCATGGCCCCGAGGTCTATGTCCTGCCCCTCaccaaggtgtccctgcccatggccaaGCAGCCGGGGCGCTCAG TGCAGCTCCTCAAGTCTGCGGACCTGGGGCGGCAGAGCCTGCTGTACCTGAAGGAGATCGGGCATGGCTGGTTTGGCAAG GTGTTCCTGGGGGAGGTGAACTCGGGCATCAGCAGCACCCAGGTGGTGGTGAAGGAGCTGAAGGCGAGTGCCAGTGTGCAGGACCAGATGCAGTTCCTGGAAGAAGCGCAGCCCTACAG agccctccaGCACACCaacctgctgcagtgcctggccCAGTGCGCCGAGGTCACCCCGTACCTGCTGGTGATGGAGTTCTGCCCGCTG GGTGACCTGAAGGGGTACCTGCGGAGCTGCCGGGGGGCTGAGGCCATGACCCCGGACCTGCTGACCCTGCAGAGGATGGCGTGCGAGGTGGCCTGCGGCGTCCTGCACCTGCACAGGAACAACTACATCCACAG CGACCTGGCCCTGCGGAACTGCCTCCTCACCGCTGACCTCACCGTGAAGATCGGGGACTACGGGCTCTCGCACTGCAAGTACAAA GACGACTACTTCGTGACGGCCGACCAGCTGTGGGTGCCGCTGCGCTGGATCGCGCCTGAGCTCATCGATGAGGTGCACGGCAACCTGCTCGTGGTGGACCAGACCAAGGCCAGCAATGTCTG GTCGCTGGGTGTCACCATCTGGGAGCTGTTTGAGCTGGGCAGCCAGCCCTACGACCACTACTCTGACCGCCAAGTGCTGGCCTACGCCAtcaaggagcagcagctgaagctgccCAAGCCCCAGCTGAAGCTGTCGCTGTCGGAGCGCTG GTACGAGGTGATGCAgttctgctggctgcagcccgAGCAGCGCCCCACGGCCGAGGAGGTGCACCTGCTGCTGTCCTACCTGTGCGCCAAGGGGGCCACGGAGGCGGAGGAGGACTTCGAGAAGCGCTGGAATTCCATGAAGCCCAACGGCAGCGCCGGCGGCAGCCACCACGGCCCCGAGCTCTCGTCCTTCCCGCTGCTGGAGCAGTTCTCGGCCGACGGGTTCCCCTCAGACGGCGACGACATCCTCACCGTCATGGAGACCAGCCACGGCCTCAACTTCGAGTACAAGTGGGAGCACACCAAGACCGAGCACTTCCAGGCCCCCCTGGGctccctgagccccagcagcgCCGCCCGCTACCACGACCTCTATTACCCGGCCACCACGGCGGGGCTCAGCCTGGGCGTGTCCCCGTCCTGCTACGAGTGCAAGGCGGCCGGCTGCCCCGGGGTGCCGGCGCCCGGCGTGGTGCCCATCCTGGGCGCGCACAGCCCCTCGCTGGGCAGCGAGTACTACATCCGCATCGAGGGCCCCGGCGAGGGCAGCGCCGAGCTGGACTACGCCATGTGCTCCTACAGCCCGGCGGGCGAGCGGGGCGCCCCGCGGGCCCCGGCCTGCTGGAGAGCACAGGGCGCCCGCGGCGGCGGCACCTACGACTCGGACGGCAGCCCCACCGTGTCCCTGAGCATGGAGCCGCTGCTGGGCCACGCTCCCGCGGCCGAGGGCTCCTGGGAGTGCGCCGAGTACTACCCGTAcccctgccccgggcaggaGCCGAGGGGCTACGAGCCGTCCCCCGGCCGCGGGGCCGAGGGGTACCTGCCGGAGGAGGAGCCCCCCCGGCCGGGCAGCCAGGAGTGGCCCGTCCCCGCCTTCCAGCCCGGGGTCTTTGCCGACCCGCTGGGCGTCTCGCCGTCGGGGAACTGCGCCTACAGCCCGCCGGGGTACGGGGGCGCGGCGGGCCCGAGCGGGGCCCGGCCGGACTGCGTGGCGCTGGAGCTGGGCGAGGACAGCCCCCCcagcgccccccgcccgcccgctgCCAGCCCCTCGCCTCAGCGCCACCCGTGGGCCTCCAACAGCTCCTCCAACAACAACATCGGCAGCGGCAGCCCCCGCGAGCCCCCGGGGGCCGGCGACAGCTGGTGCTACCGCCGCATGATCACCTTCCGCGGGCTGATGGCCAAGCCGCTGGGCACGGTGCCCCGcgggcagccccagctcggGGGGTCCCCGCCGGGACACGACTTCCTCCGCCCGCGGCAGGATCAGCCCCCCGCCATGGCCGGCGGCTCCTCCTCCCCGTGCCGCTCGCCCTCCCCGCGGCGGCAGGCCTGGCACGGCCGTGACTCATCACCCTGCGGCCCCGCGCAGCCCGGCACGCTGGCGGAgagccccgccgcgccccggggccccgccgcggccccgccacCTGCGCCGGGGGCCCCGCGCGATGCCCACCCCGAGGGGAGCTCGGCCGggggcggcgctgcccgcggcccgctgccccccgccgccgcggggccgggggaggccgccccgcccgcgcctGGCACGGCCGCCCCGAGCCCCGGCGAGCCCGGCGCAGACGGAGCCCAGCCCGCACCGGAGCCCGCCGAGCCGCCCGCGCCCGCCCAGGCCGTGGCCGAGAGCGGCGCCTGTGCCGCCAGCGACGCCGACAGGACGCCGGACAAgaccttctccagcagcagcttccccagcGTGGACGAGGGCAGCGACGAGGACACGGCCGAGCTGACCTCCGGCGTCTTCACCGACTTCTCCGGGGAATACACGGAGCGGGCGGAGGCGGCCCCGGCGCTCAGGTCCCTGCAGAAGCAGGTGGGCACGCCGGACTCGCTGGAGTCGCTGGACATCCCCTCCACGGCCAGCTCCTGCGAGGTGCTCAGCCCCGGCGCCTTCGCGCCCGCCGGCCAAGCCCGCGCCCTCGACAGCGGCTACGACACCGAGAACAACGAGTCCCCCGAGTTCGTCCTTAAGGAGCCCCACGAGCCCCGAGAGCCCGAGGCCTTCAGCCAGCTGGGGAAGCcgcccccggggctgccggggggcGAGGGCGAGCCCGCGGTCCCTGAAACGCGGCTGCCCAGTGCCCCGGGGGCCGAGCCGCCCGGCCTGGCCGAGAAGAGCCCCTACCGCGACTCTGCCTATTTCTCCGACTGCGACGCCGAGGCCGAGCGCGGCCACAAGGATGAGGGGGACAGCGATGGGTCCCGCACCCCGGAGGCAGAGGAGGGTCCCCGCTCCCCTGCGCGGGACACAGGGCGAGGAGAGGACCCGCTGCACCCGCCGGGGGCACCCGGCAGCCCCCCGGCAGCGCCTGGCGTCGTGGTGGTGGTGCCTACGCCGGCGGCGGTGGCTTTGGAGGGGGACTTAGTGGGGACAGAGGCCCGGAGCTCACCGGAGCAGGCGCCTGGCACCGAGCAGAGCCCCGCTGGCACGGGGCTGGTGCCGGGCAGCCCCCCGCGCCCCGACACAGACACCTGTCCCCCAGGCTCTGTGACCCCCAAGACTTTCCTCTTGACCCCCGTGtcactgagccctggggagccATCAGCTGTTGGAGGGACCTGCGTGCCCGAGGGCGTCCCTGGACTTGGGGGAGCCGCAGTGGGGGACAAACAAACTGCGACCCCCGCGCTGGGGCttggggagctggggctgcccctggagggGACTGGGGCGGGCGATGCTCCGGGGGGTCCCAGCACGCTGCTCCCGGGGGGTGAATCACCGCCCCCGGCTGCCCCCGAGCGCCGCGAGgagccagaggaggaggaggaggacacgGAAGACAGCGACGAGTCGGATGAGGAGCTGCGCTGCTACAACATCCAGGAGCAGAGCGAGGAGAGCGAGGAGGAGCCGGCGGCCGTGCCCATCGTGGTGGCCGAGAGCCAGAGCGGCCGGAACCTGCGCAGCCTCCTCAAGATGCCCAGCCTGCTGTCCGAGTCCTTCTGCGAGGACCTGGAGCGCAAGAAGAAGGCCGTCTCCTTCTACGACGATGTGACCATCTACCTCTTCGACCAG GAAAGCCCCACGCGGGAgctggctgagcagagcttcCCAGAGCCCACCCTGCCTTCGGGGCAGCCCCCCTCGCCTTCGGGGCAGCCCCCTGCCAGTggcagcccccccagccccacggaCAGGCTCGGAGCCTCCGACGACTCTTCGGACGGCAACGCCTCGGAAGAGA GCGGTGGCTTTGAGTGGGATGATGACTTCCCACTGATGCCAGTGAAGCCATCCCTGGTGGCCTCGCTGCCGGGGACGCCGGCGGAGCCCCCCGCGGCCGTGCCCGCCCTGGTGCCGGCGCAGAAACAGGTGCTGCCCCTCCAGTTCTCCCGGTTCACGGTCTCACCTGCCCCGGTGTCCCGGTTCTCCATCACCCACGTCTCCGACTCGGACATGGACTCCATAGGAG GCAGCAGCGAAGACGGTGACCGGGAGTGA